The window TCACAGATTCACCCGCAGCCTATTTATCTTGACTCGCGCAGAGTCGGCCCGTTCAGCGCAAGAATTAACGATGTCGGAGTCGTCCTTGATTTAATGATTCATGATATAGATATAATTATGTCGCTAGTTCCTTCACCGATTGCGAAAATTGCCGCGACTGGTTCATGCGTATTCAGTGAACATGAAGACATTGCAGACGCTCAAATCACATTTGAAAACGGGGTAATCGCTCATATTTTAGTGTCGAGATGTGCCGAGAAGAAATGCAGACAGCTTGAAATTGTCGAACGTGAACGCCAAATTACTATAAATTACGAGCTTCAGACCGTGCAAATTAGCCGATGTGTTACGAATTCCGACGGCCAAGTCGAAATAAGAGAGACTCCAGTATTCCCGAAAAGTGAGCCGCTTAAATTAGAACTTGCTGATTTTGTCAGGTGCGTTAAAGACAGAAAGCCCCCCGTTGTAGGAGGTAAGGACGGCAAGAGAGCTTTAGAGGTCGCTGTTGAGATTTTAAGACAGATTAACACAGGCTCAAGCAATAAAGAATTAAGACGGGCTATATAATTTTTTCGATATAGCAATAAATTCACGGGCATATTTCGTTAAGTAAGAGCCTTTTCTGTAGGCTGCAACAAAATCGCTCATGACTCTATCATTGCCGAAACTGTAAGTATCAACTTCAGGCTTTTGTCCCGTTGGAGAGTGCCAGCGCAAATGAGACTCAAATATGAATGACACTCCCCAGCCCTGTTCAGTTAGAGAAATAACAGCAGGCATATTATTTGTAGTGATTGAGTTCTCAAGCGAGATATTATTTTTTTGCAGGTAAAAGCGCGATATTTGCCCCGTTCTCTGTTCAGTCGATAATAAGATTAAACGCTCGTCTTTGAGTGCTGATAAATTTATGTGATTATTAGAGTCAGCAAGTTTCTTGATTTTATGATCTCTGCACGTACAAATTAACAGCTCTTCTTTTGCCAGAGTCTCATATTCAAGTTTAGAATTTAACTCGTGAGGCTTGCTGTAAA of the Synergistaceae bacterium genome contains:
- a CDS encoding Gfo/Idh/MocA family oxidoreductase; translation: MSEKIGVIGVGHLGQHHARIYTELLDASLVGVADSNLERARFIGEHLGVPAYSSIEELINHKKVDALSIVVPTSQHYQTAKTALEAGIHVLVEKPVTLRPEEAGELLELAAKKDLVLQVGHIERFNSAIRYISQIHPQPIYLDSRRVGPFSARINDVGVVLDLMIHDIDIIMSLVPSPIAKIAATGSCVFSEHEDIADAQITFENGVIAHILVSRCAEKKCRQLEIVERERQITINYELQTVQISRCVTNSDGQVEIRETPVFPKSEPLKLELADFVRCVKDRKPPVVGGKDGKRALEVAVEILRQINTGSSNKELRRAI
- a CDS encoding LysR family transcriptional regulator yields the protein MDFRELTYLTAIAKFQNITRAAESLHMTQPSLSKFLDNLQNDLGLDLFQRIDRKYIPTYAGERYLSYARKILDTKSDLDSELDDIIKREIGVLKIALPNMRSTFMLPKTLPVFNAKFPNVKLNIFEGTSAIIDTKLLDGEIDLAFYSKPHELNSKLEYETLAKEELLICTCRDHKIKKLADSNNHINLSALKDERLILLSTEQRTGQISRFYLQKNNISLENSITTNNMPAVISLTEQGWGVSFIFESHLRWHSPTGQKPEVDTYSFGNDRVMSDFVAAYRKGSYLTKYAREFIAISKKLYSPS